The Anabas testudineus chromosome 14, fAnaTes1.2, whole genome shotgun sequence genome includes a region encoding these proteins:
- the LOC113170109 gene encoding uncharacterized protein LOC113170109 → MSATLREYCKFSHRMWYEARPNAQNHSKDQKNIYLTCVDWFCDHMLPAPLPLNSTQADPVETPIQEANITHSTCLCSNGDGQFMGLSRCEKPVAGLTTKITVSTSRPVNITFKDGQIVSVHNSLHAPAYKGIPPIENFYWFCGAQAFLFLPSGWSGCCYFVNLTIVNLALVPVNIENTMNHVHKREMAQFANIDSYHWRVSLGEKWGIGLFPWYGVTFLADHIDNITYSMSAFANETIKAFHYLAANDKSHRLTLLKHEMALDYLLAKTGGICLTLNLTGEACVTLIPDNSDNVTTVITALEKIRDAFGPSESAGFSFNKWLIDNFGPWGAGIVQLLIPVVVVFGLMICFCTCSLTCMRALIYKWIGGILGQEQTSLYVKIPTNSTDTNALNINAVSEWAPGNPFSESDIEDEC, encoded by the coding sequence ATGAGTGCTACCTTAAGAGAATACTGTAAGTTTTCTCATCGCATGTGGTATGAGGCACGTCCAAATGCTCAGAATCATTCGAAAgatcagaaaaacatttatctaaCTTGTGTAGATTGGTTTTGTGACCACATGTTGCCTGCTCCACTCCCACTAAACTCTACTCAAGCTGATCCTGTAGAAACTCCTATTCAGGAGGCAAACATTACACACTCCACATGTTTATGTTCAAATGGTGATGGACAATTTATGGGTTTGTCAAGATGTGAGAAACCTGTTGCTGGTCTGACAACCAAGATAACTGTTTCAACTTCTAGACCAGTAAACATCACCTTCAAAGATGGACAGATTGTCTCTGTACATAATTCTCTTCATGCTCCTGCATATAAGGGTATACCACCTATTGAAAATTTCTATTGGTTTTGCGGAGCTCAAGCATTCTTATTCTTGCCATCAGGTTGGTCAGgatgttgttattttgtcaaCCTGACAATAGTGAATTTAGCCTTAGTTCCAGTAAACATAGAAAATACTATGAACCATGTCCACAAAAGAGAAATGGCACAATTTGCGAACATTGACTCATATCATTGGCGTGTTTCTTTGGGTGAAAAATGGGGTATTGGTCTATTTCCATGGTATGGGGTTACATTTTTAGCTGACCACATTGATAATATTACATATTCAATGTCAGCTTTTGCAAATGAAACCATAAAAGCATTCCATTATTTGGCTGCTAATGATAAATCACACAGATTAACATTACTAAAGCACGAGATGGCCCTTGACTACCTCTTAGCTAAAACTGGGGGTATATGCCTAACGTTAAACTTAACAGGAGAGGCATGTGTGACTCTCATTCCTGATAACTCTGATAATGTCACTACTGTAATCACAGCACTGGAAAAGATCCGAGATGCTTTTGGTCCTTCTGAATctgcaggttttagttttaacaAATGGCTCATAGACAATTTTGGTCCTTGGGGTGCTGGAATTGTGCAACTATTaattcctgttgttgttgtgtttggacTTATGATATGTTTTTGTACTTGTTCACTCACTTGCATGCGAGCTCTCATATATAAATGGATAGGAGGAATTCTTGGTCAAGAGCAAACATCACTCTATGTAAAAATACCAACCAACTCCACAGATACTAATGCATTAAACATCAATGCTGTGTCTGAATGGGCCCCGGGAAACCCATTTAGTGAAAGTGACATAGAGGATGAATgctaa